In Catharus ustulatus isolate bCatUst1 chromosome 29, bCatUst1.pri.v2, whole genome shotgun sequence, the following are encoded in one genomic region:
- the LOC117008321 gene encoding transducin-like enhancer protein 2 isoform X2 → MFPQGRHPPPLQPGQPFKFSVLEICDRIKEEFQFLQAQYHSLKLECEKLVSEKTEMQRHYVMYYEMSYGLNIEMHKQAEIVKRLSAICAQIIPFLTQEHQQQVLQAVERAKQVTMGELNSIVGQQLQHLSHHASPLPLAPHPSSMQPSSLSGASGTSGLLALSGALMAQLATKEDRVAQDGENRGWLPQRRKTKSRERIKAGCAVLSLLNPQSLGSPCLQPELLPAWVFGHEHTPSRSVSSSPAESLQDEERTGLKRKREEKELPGHSDSDGDKSDYNLVVDEDPPSEPGSPGRSPGRRRELPQSPASLRSSGSTTPLQPKEQSPTDSVASAPTSKPSSSSPARDSLTPGPGPSSAIPLRPPPAKAPSTDTVTLRSPLSSSSPYTSSLGMLPHATLSGELPAPGLYMGIHLSPQVSSAVLYGRSPVVAFESHPHLRASTLSSSLSTIPGGKPAYSFHVSADGQMQPVPFPPDALIGSGIPRHARQLHTLTHGEVVCAVTISNSTRHVYTGGKGCVKVWDVGQPGTKTAVAQLDCLNRDNYIRSCKLLPDGRSLIVGGEASTLSIWDLAAPTPRIKAELTSSAPACYALAISPDAKVCFSCCSDGNIVVWDLQNQTMVRQFQGHTDGASCIDISNYGTKLWTGGLDNTVRCWDLREGRQLQQHDFSSQIFSLGYCPMGEWLAVGMESSNVEILHVTKPDKYQLHLHESCVLSLKFASCGKWFVSTGKDNLLNAWRAPYGASIFQSKESSSVLSCDISVNDKFIVTGSGDKKATVYEVVY, encoded by the exons ATGTTCCCGCAGGGACGGCACCCG CCCCCGCTCCAGCCCGGGCAGCCCTTCAAGTTCTCGGTGCTGGAAATCTGCGACCGCATCAAGGAGGAATTTCAGTTCCTGCAGGCGCAGTACCACAG CCTGAAGCTGGAATGCGAGAAGCTGGTGAGCGAGAAGACCGAGATGCAGAGACATTATGTCATG TACTACGAGATGTCCTACGGCCTGAACATTGAAATGCACAAGCAG GCAGAGATTGTCAAGAGGCTGAGTGCCATTTGTGCCCAGATTATTCCCTTCCTGACGCAGGAG caccagcagcaggtcctgcaggCAGTGGAACGGGCCAAGCAGGTGACCATGGGGGAGCTCAACAGCATCGTCGGG cagcagcttcagcaccTCTCCCACCACGCATCCCCCCTCCCGCTGGCACCCCACCCCTCCAGCATGCAGCCCTCTAGCCTGAGCGGGGCCAGCGGCACCTCGGGGCTCCTGGCCCTCTCGGGGGCACTGATGGCTCAGCTGGCCACCAAGGAGGACAGAGTGGCCCAGGATGGGGAGAACAGAG GATGGCTTCcacaaaggaggaaaacaaagtcCAGGGAGAGAATAaaagcaggctgtgctgtgctgagcctgcTTAACCCTCAGAGCCTGGGCAGCCCGTGCCTCCAGCCAGAACTTCTCCCAGCCTGGGTGTTTGGCCATG AACACACCCCAAGCCGG AGTgtttcctcctcccctgccgAGAGCCTGCAGGACGAGGAGCGGACGGGGCTGAAGCGGAAGcgggaggagaaggagctgcctgggcaTTCT GACAGCGATGGGGACAAGAGTGACTACAACCTGGTGGTGGATGAG gaccctccctCGGAGCCCGGCAGCCCTGGCCGCTCGCCCGGTCGCCGCCgggagctgccccagagccccGCGTCCCTGCGCTCCAGCGGGAGCACCACACCCTTGCAGCCCAAGGAGCAGAGCCCG ACTGACTCTGTGGCCAGCGCTCCCACCTCCAagccctcctcttcctcaccagCCCGTGACTCCCTCACTCCTGGCCCTGGGCCCAGCTCGGCCATCCCGCTCCGGCCACCCCCGGCCAAGGCTCCCAGCACCGACACCGTCA CTCTCCGCAGccccctgagctcctccagcccctaCACGtcctccctggggatgctgccccaCGCCACCCTCAGCggggagctcccagcccctgggctctACATGGGCATCCACCTCTCACCCCAGGTCAGCAGCGCAGTGCTCTACGGCCGCTCCCCCGTG GTGGCGTTTGAGTCGCACCCTCACCTGAGGGCTTCCACCCTCTCCTCTTCGCTctccaccatccctggagggaagCC gGCCTACTCCTTCCACGTCAGCGCTGACGGGCAGATGCAGCCGGTGCCTTTCCCCCCCGATGCCCTCATCGGCTCCGGCATCCCCCGGCACGCGCGGCAGCTGCACACCCTGACCCACGGCGAGGTGGTCTGTGCTGTCACCATCAGCAACTCCACACGCCACGTCTACACCGGGGGCAAGGGCTGTGTCAAGGTGTGGGACGTGGGGCAGCCAGGCACCAAGACGGCCGTGGCTCAGCTGGACTGcctg AACCGTGACAACTACATCCGTTCCTGCAAGCTGCTCCCCGACGGCCGCAGCCTGATCGTGGGGGGGGAGGCCAGCACCCTGTCCATCTGGGACCTGGCAGCCCCCACGCCCCGCATCAAGGCTGAGCTCACCtcctctgcccctgcctgctACGCCCTGGCCATCAGCCCTGATGCCAAAgtctgcttctcctgctgcagcgACGGCAACATCGTGGTGTGGGACCTGCAGAACCAGACGATGGTGAG GCAGTTTCAAGGCCACACAGACGGTGCCAGCTGCATTGACATCTCTAACTACGGCACCAAGCTGTGGACAGGAGGGCTGGACAACACCGTGCGCTGCTGGGACCTGCGGGAGGggcggcagctgcagcagcacgaCTTCAGCTCCCAG ATCTTCTCCCTGGGCTACTGCCCCATGGGAGAGTGGCTGGCggtggggatggagagcagcaaCGTGGAGATCCTGCACGTCACCAAACCCGACAAGTACCAGCTGCACCTCCACGAGAGCTGTGTCCTCTCTCTCAAATTCGCCTCCTGTG ggaagtggtttgtgagcacagggaaggacaACCTGCTCAACGCCTGGAGAGCACCCTATGGAGCCAGCATCTTCCAG TCTAAGGAGTCCTCGTCAGTCCTGAGCTGTGACATCTCTGTCAACGACAAATTCATTGTTACGGGCTCTGGCGACAAGAAGGCCACGGTGTACGAGGTGGTTTACTGA
- the LOC117008321 gene encoding transducin-like enhancer protein 2 isoform X4 — MFPQGRHPPPLQPGQPFKFSVLEICDRIKEEFQFLQAQYHSLKLECEKLVSEKTEMQRHYVMYYEMSYGLNIEMHKQAEIVKRLSAICAQIIPFLTQEHQQQVLQAVERAKQVTMGELNSIVGQQQLQHLSHHASPLPLAPHPSSMQPSSLSGASGTSGLLALSGALMAQLATKEDRVAQDGENREHTPSRSVSSSPAESLQDEERTGLKRKREEKELPGHSDSDGDKSDYNLVVDEDPPSEPGSPGRSPGRRRELPQSPASLRSSGSTTPLQPKEQSPTDSVASAPTSKPSSSSPARDSLTPGPGPSSAIPLRPPPAKAPSTDTVTLRSPLSSSSPYTSSLGMLPHATLSGELPAPGLYMGIHLSPQVSSAVLYGRSPVVAFESHPHLRASTLSSSLSTIPGGKPAYSFHVSADGQMQPVPFPPDALIGSGIPRHARQLHTLTHGEVVCAVTISNSTRHVYTGGKGCVKVWDVGQPGTKTAVAQLDCLNRDNYIRSCKLLPDGRSLIVGGEASTLSIWDLAAPTPRIKAELTSSAPACYALAISPDAKVCFSCCSDGNIVVWDLQNQTMVRQFQGHTDGASCIDISNYGTKLWTGGLDNTVRCWDLREGRQLQQHDFSSQIFSLGYCPMGEWLAVGMESSNVEILHVTKPDKYQLHLHESCVLSLKFASCGKWFVSTGKDNLLNAWRAPYGASIFQSKESSSVLSCDISVNDKFIVTGSGDKKATVYEVVY, encoded by the exons ATGTTCCCGCAGGGACGGCACCCG CCCCCGCTCCAGCCCGGGCAGCCCTTCAAGTTCTCGGTGCTGGAAATCTGCGACCGCATCAAGGAGGAATTTCAGTTCCTGCAGGCGCAGTACCACAG CCTGAAGCTGGAATGCGAGAAGCTGGTGAGCGAGAAGACCGAGATGCAGAGACATTATGTCATG TACTACGAGATGTCCTACGGCCTGAACATTGAAATGCACAAGCAG GCAGAGATTGTCAAGAGGCTGAGTGCCATTTGTGCCCAGATTATTCCCTTCCTGACGCAGGAG caccagcagcaggtcctgcaggCAGTGGAACGGGCCAAGCAGGTGACCATGGGGGAGCTCAACAGCATCGTCGGG cagcagcagcttcagcaccTCTCCCACCACGCATCCCCCCTCCCGCTGGCACCCCACCCCTCCAGCATGCAGCCCTCTAGCCTGAGCGGGGCCAGCGGCACCTCGGGGCTCCTGGCCCTCTCGGGGGCACTGATGGCTCAGCTGGCCACCAAGGAGGACAGAGTGGCCCAGGATGGGGAGAACAGAG AACACACCCCAAGCCGG AGTgtttcctcctcccctgccgAGAGCCTGCAGGACGAGGAGCGGACGGGGCTGAAGCGGAAGcgggaggagaaggagctgcctgggcaTTCT GACAGCGATGGGGACAAGAGTGACTACAACCTGGTGGTGGATGAG gaccctccctCGGAGCCCGGCAGCCCTGGCCGCTCGCCCGGTCGCCGCCgggagctgccccagagccccGCGTCCCTGCGCTCCAGCGGGAGCACCACACCCTTGCAGCCCAAGGAGCAGAGCCCG ACTGACTCTGTGGCCAGCGCTCCCACCTCCAagccctcctcttcctcaccagCCCGTGACTCCCTCACTCCTGGCCCTGGGCCCAGCTCGGCCATCCCGCTCCGGCCACCCCCGGCCAAGGCTCCCAGCACCGACACCGTCA CTCTCCGCAGccccctgagctcctccagcccctaCACGtcctccctggggatgctgccccaCGCCACCCTCAGCggggagctcccagcccctgggctctACATGGGCATCCACCTCTCACCCCAGGTCAGCAGCGCAGTGCTCTACGGCCGCTCCCCCGTG GTGGCGTTTGAGTCGCACCCTCACCTGAGGGCTTCCACCCTCTCCTCTTCGCTctccaccatccctggagggaagCC gGCCTACTCCTTCCACGTCAGCGCTGACGGGCAGATGCAGCCGGTGCCTTTCCCCCCCGATGCCCTCATCGGCTCCGGCATCCCCCGGCACGCGCGGCAGCTGCACACCCTGACCCACGGCGAGGTGGTCTGTGCTGTCACCATCAGCAACTCCACACGCCACGTCTACACCGGGGGCAAGGGCTGTGTCAAGGTGTGGGACGTGGGGCAGCCAGGCACCAAGACGGCCGTGGCTCAGCTGGACTGcctg AACCGTGACAACTACATCCGTTCCTGCAAGCTGCTCCCCGACGGCCGCAGCCTGATCGTGGGGGGGGAGGCCAGCACCCTGTCCATCTGGGACCTGGCAGCCCCCACGCCCCGCATCAAGGCTGAGCTCACCtcctctgcccctgcctgctACGCCCTGGCCATCAGCCCTGATGCCAAAgtctgcttctcctgctgcagcgACGGCAACATCGTGGTGTGGGACCTGCAGAACCAGACGATGGTGAG GCAGTTTCAAGGCCACACAGACGGTGCCAGCTGCATTGACATCTCTAACTACGGCACCAAGCTGTGGACAGGAGGGCTGGACAACACCGTGCGCTGCTGGGACCTGCGGGAGGggcggcagctgcagcagcacgaCTTCAGCTCCCAG ATCTTCTCCCTGGGCTACTGCCCCATGGGAGAGTGGCTGGCggtggggatggagagcagcaaCGTGGAGATCCTGCACGTCACCAAACCCGACAAGTACCAGCTGCACCTCCACGAGAGCTGTGTCCTCTCTCTCAAATTCGCCTCCTGTG ggaagtggtttgtgagcacagggaaggacaACCTGCTCAACGCCTGGAGAGCACCCTATGGAGCCAGCATCTTCCAG TCTAAGGAGTCCTCGTCAGTCCTGAGCTGTGACATCTCTGTCAACGACAAATTCATTGTTACGGGCTCTGGCGACAAGAAGGCCACGGTGTACGAGGTGGTTTACTGA
- the LOC117008321 gene encoding transducin-like enhancer protein 2 isoform X3 — protein MFPQGRHPPPLQPGQPFKFSVLEICDRIKEEFQFLQAQYHSLKLECEKLVSEKTEMQRHYVMYYEMSYGLNIEMHKQAEIVKRLSAICAQIIPFLTQEHQQQVLQAVERAKQVTMGELNSIVGQQQLQHLSHHASPLPLAPHPSSMQPSSLSGASGTSGLLALSGALMAQLATKEDRVAQDGENRGWLPQRRKTKSRERIKAGCAVLSLLNPQSLGSPCLQPELLPAWVFGHEHTPSRSVSSSPAESLQDEERTGLKRKREEKELPGHSDSDGDKSDYNLVVDEDPPSEPGSPGRSPGRRRELPQSPASLRSSGSTTPLQPKEQSPTDSVASAPTSKPSSSSPARDSLTPGPGPSSAIPLRPPPAKAPSTDTVTLRSPLSSSSPYTSSLGMLPHATLSGELPAPGLYMGIHLSPQVAFESHPHLRASTLSSSLSTIPGGKPAYSFHVSADGQMQPVPFPPDALIGSGIPRHARQLHTLTHGEVVCAVTISNSTRHVYTGGKGCVKVWDVGQPGTKTAVAQLDCLNRDNYIRSCKLLPDGRSLIVGGEASTLSIWDLAAPTPRIKAELTSSAPACYALAISPDAKVCFSCCSDGNIVVWDLQNQTMVRQFQGHTDGASCIDISNYGTKLWTGGLDNTVRCWDLREGRQLQQHDFSSQIFSLGYCPMGEWLAVGMESSNVEILHVTKPDKYQLHLHESCVLSLKFASCGKWFVSTGKDNLLNAWRAPYGASIFQSKESSSVLSCDISVNDKFIVTGSGDKKATVYEVVY, from the exons ATGTTCCCGCAGGGACGGCACCCG CCCCCGCTCCAGCCCGGGCAGCCCTTCAAGTTCTCGGTGCTGGAAATCTGCGACCGCATCAAGGAGGAATTTCAGTTCCTGCAGGCGCAGTACCACAG CCTGAAGCTGGAATGCGAGAAGCTGGTGAGCGAGAAGACCGAGATGCAGAGACATTATGTCATG TACTACGAGATGTCCTACGGCCTGAACATTGAAATGCACAAGCAG GCAGAGATTGTCAAGAGGCTGAGTGCCATTTGTGCCCAGATTATTCCCTTCCTGACGCAGGAG caccagcagcaggtcctgcaggCAGTGGAACGGGCCAAGCAGGTGACCATGGGGGAGCTCAACAGCATCGTCGGG cagcagcagcttcagcaccTCTCCCACCACGCATCCCCCCTCCCGCTGGCACCCCACCCCTCCAGCATGCAGCCCTCTAGCCTGAGCGGGGCCAGCGGCACCTCGGGGCTCCTGGCCCTCTCGGGGGCACTGATGGCTCAGCTGGCCACCAAGGAGGACAGAGTGGCCCAGGATGGGGAGAACAGAG GATGGCTTCcacaaaggaggaaaacaaagtcCAGGGAGAGAATAaaagcaggctgtgctgtgctgagcctgcTTAACCCTCAGAGCCTGGGCAGCCCGTGCCTCCAGCCAGAACTTCTCCCAGCCTGGGTGTTTGGCCATG AACACACCCCAAGCCGG AGTgtttcctcctcccctgccgAGAGCCTGCAGGACGAGGAGCGGACGGGGCTGAAGCGGAAGcgggaggagaaggagctgcctgggcaTTCT GACAGCGATGGGGACAAGAGTGACTACAACCTGGTGGTGGATGAG gaccctccctCGGAGCCCGGCAGCCCTGGCCGCTCGCCCGGTCGCCGCCgggagctgccccagagccccGCGTCCCTGCGCTCCAGCGGGAGCACCACACCCTTGCAGCCCAAGGAGCAGAGCCCG ACTGACTCTGTGGCCAGCGCTCCCACCTCCAagccctcctcttcctcaccagCCCGTGACTCCCTCACTCCTGGCCCTGGGCCCAGCTCGGCCATCCCGCTCCGGCCACCCCCGGCCAAGGCTCCCAGCACCGACACCGTCA CTCTCCGCAGccccctgagctcctccagcccctaCACGtcctccctggggatgctgccccaCGCCACCCTCAGCggggagctcccagcccctgggctctACATGGGCATCCACCTCTCACCCCAG GTGGCGTTTGAGTCGCACCCTCACCTGAGGGCTTCCACCCTCTCCTCTTCGCTctccaccatccctggagggaagCC gGCCTACTCCTTCCACGTCAGCGCTGACGGGCAGATGCAGCCGGTGCCTTTCCCCCCCGATGCCCTCATCGGCTCCGGCATCCCCCGGCACGCGCGGCAGCTGCACACCCTGACCCACGGCGAGGTGGTCTGTGCTGTCACCATCAGCAACTCCACACGCCACGTCTACACCGGGGGCAAGGGCTGTGTCAAGGTGTGGGACGTGGGGCAGCCAGGCACCAAGACGGCCGTGGCTCAGCTGGACTGcctg AACCGTGACAACTACATCCGTTCCTGCAAGCTGCTCCCCGACGGCCGCAGCCTGATCGTGGGGGGGGAGGCCAGCACCCTGTCCATCTGGGACCTGGCAGCCCCCACGCCCCGCATCAAGGCTGAGCTCACCtcctctgcccctgcctgctACGCCCTGGCCATCAGCCCTGATGCCAAAgtctgcttctcctgctgcagcgACGGCAACATCGTGGTGTGGGACCTGCAGAACCAGACGATGGTGAG GCAGTTTCAAGGCCACACAGACGGTGCCAGCTGCATTGACATCTCTAACTACGGCACCAAGCTGTGGACAGGAGGGCTGGACAACACCGTGCGCTGCTGGGACCTGCGGGAGGggcggcagctgcagcagcacgaCTTCAGCTCCCAG ATCTTCTCCCTGGGCTACTGCCCCATGGGAGAGTGGCTGGCggtggggatggagagcagcaaCGTGGAGATCCTGCACGTCACCAAACCCGACAAGTACCAGCTGCACCTCCACGAGAGCTGTGTCCTCTCTCTCAAATTCGCCTCCTGTG ggaagtggtttgtgagcacagggaaggacaACCTGCTCAACGCCTGGAGAGCACCCTATGGAGCCAGCATCTTCCAG TCTAAGGAGTCCTCGTCAGTCCTGAGCTGTGACATCTCTGTCAACGACAAATTCATTGTTACGGGCTCTGGCGACAAGAAGGCCACGGTGTACGAGGTGGTTTACTGA
- the LOC117008321 gene encoding transducin-like enhancer protein 2 isoform X1, translating to MFPQGRHPPPLQPGQPFKFSVLEICDRIKEEFQFLQAQYHSLKLECEKLVSEKTEMQRHYVMYYEMSYGLNIEMHKQAEIVKRLSAICAQIIPFLTQEHQQQVLQAVERAKQVTMGELNSIVGQQQLQHLSHHASPLPLAPHPSSMQPSSLSGASGTSGLLALSGALMAQLATKEDRVAQDGENRGWLPQRRKTKSRERIKAGCAVLSLLNPQSLGSPCLQPELLPAWVFGHEHTPSRSVSSSPAESLQDEERTGLKRKREEKELPGHSDSDGDKSDYNLVVDEDPPSEPGSPGRSPGRRRELPQSPASLRSSGSTTPLQPKEQSPTDSVASAPTSKPSSSSPARDSLTPGPGPSSAIPLRPPPAKAPSTDTVTLRSPLSSSSPYTSSLGMLPHATLSGELPAPGLYMGIHLSPQVSSAVLYGRSPVVAFESHPHLRASTLSSSLSTIPGGKPAYSFHVSADGQMQPVPFPPDALIGSGIPRHARQLHTLTHGEVVCAVTISNSTRHVYTGGKGCVKVWDVGQPGTKTAVAQLDCLNRDNYIRSCKLLPDGRSLIVGGEASTLSIWDLAAPTPRIKAELTSSAPACYALAISPDAKVCFSCCSDGNIVVWDLQNQTMVRQFQGHTDGASCIDISNYGTKLWTGGLDNTVRCWDLREGRQLQQHDFSSQIFSLGYCPMGEWLAVGMESSNVEILHVTKPDKYQLHLHESCVLSLKFASCGKWFVSTGKDNLLNAWRAPYGASIFQSKESSSVLSCDISVNDKFIVTGSGDKKATVYEVVY from the exons ATGTTCCCGCAGGGACGGCACCCG CCCCCGCTCCAGCCCGGGCAGCCCTTCAAGTTCTCGGTGCTGGAAATCTGCGACCGCATCAAGGAGGAATTTCAGTTCCTGCAGGCGCAGTACCACAG CCTGAAGCTGGAATGCGAGAAGCTGGTGAGCGAGAAGACCGAGATGCAGAGACATTATGTCATG TACTACGAGATGTCCTACGGCCTGAACATTGAAATGCACAAGCAG GCAGAGATTGTCAAGAGGCTGAGTGCCATTTGTGCCCAGATTATTCCCTTCCTGACGCAGGAG caccagcagcaggtcctgcaggCAGTGGAACGGGCCAAGCAGGTGACCATGGGGGAGCTCAACAGCATCGTCGGG cagcagcagcttcagcaccTCTCCCACCACGCATCCCCCCTCCCGCTGGCACCCCACCCCTCCAGCATGCAGCCCTCTAGCCTGAGCGGGGCCAGCGGCACCTCGGGGCTCCTGGCCCTCTCGGGGGCACTGATGGCTCAGCTGGCCACCAAGGAGGACAGAGTGGCCCAGGATGGGGAGAACAGAG GATGGCTTCcacaaaggaggaaaacaaagtcCAGGGAGAGAATAaaagcaggctgtgctgtgctgagcctgcTTAACCCTCAGAGCCTGGGCAGCCCGTGCCTCCAGCCAGAACTTCTCCCAGCCTGGGTGTTTGGCCATG AACACACCCCAAGCCGG AGTgtttcctcctcccctgccgAGAGCCTGCAGGACGAGGAGCGGACGGGGCTGAAGCGGAAGcgggaggagaaggagctgcctgggcaTTCT GACAGCGATGGGGACAAGAGTGACTACAACCTGGTGGTGGATGAG gaccctccctCGGAGCCCGGCAGCCCTGGCCGCTCGCCCGGTCGCCGCCgggagctgccccagagccccGCGTCCCTGCGCTCCAGCGGGAGCACCACACCCTTGCAGCCCAAGGAGCAGAGCCCG ACTGACTCTGTGGCCAGCGCTCCCACCTCCAagccctcctcttcctcaccagCCCGTGACTCCCTCACTCCTGGCCCTGGGCCCAGCTCGGCCATCCCGCTCCGGCCACCCCCGGCCAAGGCTCCCAGCACCGACACCGTCA CTCTCCGCAGccccctgagctcctccagcccctaCACGtcctccctggggatgctgccccaCGCCACCCTCAGCggggagctcccagcccctgggctctACATGGGCATCCACCTCTCACCCCAGGTCAGCAGCGCAGTGCTCTACGGCCGCTCCCCCGTG GTGGCGTTTGAGTCGCACCCTCACCTGAGGGCTTCCACCCTCTCCTCTTCGCTctccaccatccctggagggaagCC gGCCTACTCCTTCCACGTCAGCGCTGACGGGCAGATGCAGCCGGTGCCTTTCCCCCCCGATGCCCTCATCGGCTCCGGCATCCCCCGGCACGCGCGGCAGCTGCACACCCTGACCCACGGCGAGGTGGTCTGTGCTGTCACCATCAGCAACTCCACACGCCACGTCTACACCGGGGGCAAGGGCTGTGTCAAGGTGTGGGACGTGGGGCAGCCAGGCACCAAGACGGCCGTGGCTCAGCTGGACTGcctg AACCGTGACAACTACATCCGTTCCTGCAAGCTGCTCCCCGACGGCCGCAGCCTGATCGTGGGGGGGGAGGCCAGCACCCTGTCCATCTGGGACCTGGCAGCCCCCACGCCCCGCATCAAGGCTGAGCTCACCtcctctgcccctgcctgctACGCCCTGGCCATCAGCCCTGATGCCAAAgtctgcttctcctgctgcagcgACGGCAACATCGTGGTGTGGGACCTGCAGAACCAGACGATGGTGAG GCAGTTTCAAGGCCACACAGACGGTGCCAGCTGCATTGACATCTCTAACTACGGCACCAAGCTGTGGACAGGAGGGCTGGACAACACCGTGCGCTGCTGGGACCTGCGGGAGGggcggcagctgcagcagcacgaCTTCAGCTCCCAG ATCTTCTCCCTGGGCTACTGCCCCATGGGAGAGTGGCTGGCggtggggatggagagcagcaaCGTGGAGATCCTGCACGTCACCAAACCCGACAAGTACCAGCTGCACCTCCACGAGAGCTGTGTCCTCTCTCTCAAATTCGCCTCCTGTG ggaagtggtttgtgagcacagggaaggacaACCTGCTCAACGCCTGGAGAGCACCCTATGGAGCCAGCATCTTCCAG TCTAAGGAGTCCTCGTCAGTCCTGAGCTGTGACATCTCTGTCAACGACAAATTCATTGTTACGGGCTCTGGCGACAAGAAGGCCACGGTGTACGAGGTGGTTTACTGA